The following are from one region of the Myxocyprinus asiaticus isolate MX2 ecotype Aquarium Trade chromosome 2, UBuf_Myxa_2, whole genome shotgun sequence genome:
- the LOC127449964 gene encoding apolipoprotein L3-like codes for MTEVLVSSEGNPPESEDDEDGLLAWWRTVEGWGEWNESTQFNEKDGEKAIEAAVNRVFMAAKLFVHLLNQREVSLQQRILDLLALADAADNFHKKTVTASVGGGVASVAGSITTITGLVMAPFTFGTSLIVTAMGTGVATAGGVASVSANITDTVHSNTDRKKVEKMIQDYQNEIKDIKECLDFLQAGMETLEEWNFERYMDSISKRALNQNVKHVLKEGGRAGKALLVNTENLINTVQVLSVAGGAAKAAQVISVTTGIMSGLFLALDVFFLAKGSLELQKGAKTGFATKIREVCKKLQDGLKELNCIKQQLQKTMDGVEMEMDDDVDGGDEEDDEEEEEGY; via the exons ATGACAGAAGTTCTGGTGTCCAGTGAAGGCAACCCTCCAGAGAGTGAGGAT GATGAAGATGGTTTGCTGGCTTGGTGGAGAACTGTGGAAG GTTGGGGAGAATGGAATGAGTCAACACAGTTTAATGAGAAAGATGGAGAAAA AGCAATAGAAGCAGCAGTTAACAGGGTCTTCATGGCTGCCAAACTCTTCGTTCATCTGCTCAACCAGCGGGAGGTGTCGTTACAGCAGCGGATACTTGATTTATTAGCATTAGCCGATGCGGCAGACAACTTCCACAAGAAAACAGTAACTGCTAGTGTTGGAGGCGGGGTGGCCAGCGTAGCCGGAAGTATCACCACCATCACTGGCCTGGTGATGGCGCCCTTTACCTTTGGGACATCTCTTATTGTAACGGCAATGGGCACTGGTGTTGCAACTGCAGGTGGAGTGGCATCTGTGTCCGCAAATATCACAGACACTGTGCACTCCAACACAGACAGGAAGAAGGTGGAGAAGATGATCCAAGACTACCAGAATGAAATTAAAGATATTAAAGAATGCCTGGACTTTCTCCAG GCCGGTATGGAGACTCTGGAAGAGTGGAACTTTGAGCGGTACATGGACAGCATCTCCAAAAGGGCTCTTAACCAGAACGTGAAACACGTGTTAAAAGAGGGTGGCCGGGCTGGGAAAGCTCTCCTCGTCAACACTGAAAATCTCATCAACACGGTCCAGGTCCTCAGTGTAGCGGGAGGTGCAGCCAAAGCTGCCCAGGTCATAAGCGTCACCACAGGCATCATGTCAGGACTTTTCTTGGCCCTGGACGTCTTCTTTCTGGCTAAGGGATCACTGGAGTTACAGAAGGGGGCCAAGACAGGGTTTGCGACCAAGATCAGAGAGGTTTGCAAGAAGCTGCAGGATGGACTGAAGGAACTGAATTGCATCAAGCAACAGCTGCAGAAAACAATGGATGGTGTTGAGATGGAGATGGACGATGACGTTGATGGTGGTGATGAGGAAgacgatgaggaggaagaggaaggatATTAA